The Aminithiophilus ramosus genome contains a region encoding:
- a CDS encoding glycosyltransferase family 4 protein, with product MKIVQIVPEFDEGGVERHVLWLSRELVLLGHDVLLVTAGGKLETELPPAVPVRHLPVERKNLLTGFFCALRLARWARTEGWQLFHAHSRVPAWIAWWASSLSGRPWIVTAHALYSLNGGIAPFRRADGAVCVSEAVRRHLGGRLPERTVVIPNGLPPARRGWAGEGFPANPRFLFVGRLTRLKGLDVVLEALSGLLNRPWSLDVVGDGPQREEFEALARSLGVSERVFFAGFRDDVEAWMAQAGCLVFPSHHEGMGLVALEAIRMGLPLVASDLEALRPLASGGLVPPGDVEAWREALSALLDGGPGSRFDGAAVTTTAEMARSVAGLYGQVVFH from the coding sequence GTGAAGATCGTGCAGATCGTTCCCGAATTCGACGAGGGCGGCGTGGAGCGTCACGTCCTCTGGCTTTCTCGCGAACTGGTCCTTCTCGGTCACGATGTCCTTCTCGTGACGGCCGGAGGCAAGCTGGAGACGGAGCTCCCTCCTGCGGTGCCGGTGCGGCATCTGCCTGTGGAGCGCAAGAACCTCCTGACCGGATTCTTCTGCGCCCTTCGTCTGGCCCGGTGGGCCCGGACCGAGGGATGGCAGCTTTTTCACGCCCACTCCAGGGTTCCGGCCTGGATCGCCTGGTGGGCCTCGTCGCTCTCGGGTCGCCCCTGGATCGTGACGGCCCATGCCCTCTACTCTCTCAACGGCGGCATCGCTCCCTTCCGCCGCGCCGACGGTGCCGTCTGCGTCTCCGAGGCGGTGAGGCGCCATCTGGGAGGGCGTCTGCCGGAGCGGACCGTCGTCATCCCCAACGGGTTGCCGCCGGCTCGGAGGGGCTGGGCGGGGGAGGGTTTTCCCGCCAATCCCCGTTTCCTCTTCGTGGGGCGCCTGACTCGCCTTAAGGGACTTGATGTCGTCCTCGAGGCCCTTTCGGGACTCCTGAATCGGCCCTGGAGCCTCGATGTGGTCGGCGACGGACCCCAGCGGGAGGAGTTCGAGGCTCTGGCCCGCTCTCTGGGAGTTTCGGAACGGGTCTTTTTCGCCGGTTTCCGCGACGACGTGGAGGCCTGGATGGCCCAGGCCGGCTGTCTTGTCTTTCCCTCCCATCACGAAGGGATGGGCCTCGTGGCCCTCGAGGCGATCCGCATGGGCCTTCCCCTGGTGGCCTCCGATCTGGAGGCGCTGCGTCCCCTCGCGTCGGGCGGTCTCGTCCCCCCCGGCGACGTGGAGGCCTGGCGCGAGGCCCTGTCCGCCCTTCTCGACGGAGGGCCGGGGAGCCGGTTCGACGGGGCGGCGGTGACGACGACGGCCGAGATGGCCCGGTCCGTGGCGGGCCTTTACGGGCAGGTCGTCTTTCACTGA
- a CDS encoding mitochondrial fission ELM1 family protein, whose product MTDPDFSGSNLRCVVVSDGIRGHLHQARGLALWISRLSAASVREVDVPALKGLGRFLCLKMAVRRLPSATADEAHAWLVASGGTELLAALDDVGGPETLFIAAGSSAAPYCLALARIKGSRSAVIMTPSVLGTAPFDFAVVPTHDGPIGSDRLFVTLGAPNHIDLPDLEEAASDLIRSVPPRSERIVALLLGGSDGNYRIDAAWARERLAPVRAQAERLGADLYVTTSRRTGKGTDDALEALFAGSPSLRMLLLASREAANPVPAMLGLATHVICTDDSVSMVSEAATAGFRVGLLRARRRGGVVATFQEGVGRLVASGLLPSSALSGAPRFDRLFRSLAERGSLVDLTVEDDLEAFLASSSQRGEPLDEARRAAAWIVERWRG is encoded by the coding sequence GTGACAGATCCGGACTTTTCCGGTTCCAACCTCCGCTGCGTTGTCGTCAGCGACGGCATTCGGGGCCATCTCCATCAGGCGCGGGGCCTGGCTCTCTGGATTTCGCGGCTTTCTGCCGCCTCTGTCAGGGAAGTCGACGTTCCCGCTCTCAAGGGGCTGGGCCGTTTCCTCTGTCTTAAAATGGCCGTGCGACGACTGCCTTCGGCGACAGCCGACGAGGCTCACGCCTGGCTCGTCGCCTCGGGGGGCACGGAGCTGCTGGCGGCTCTCGACGATGTCGGCGGCCCGGAGACTCTTTTTATTGCCGCGGGAAGTTCGGCGGCGCCCTACTGCCTGGCCCTGGCTCGGATTAAGGGTTCCCGCTCGGCGGTGATCATGACCCCTTCCGTCCTCGGAACGGCCCCCTTCGACTTTGCCGTCGTTCCCACCCACGACGGCCCGATCGGGTCCGACCGCCTTTTCGTCACCCTGGGGGCGCCCAATCACATCGACCTCCCCGATCTGGAGGAAGCGGCTTCCGATCTGATCCGTTCCGTTCCTCCCCGGTCGGAGCGGATCGTGGCCCTTCTTCTGGGCGGCAGCGACGGCAACTACCGGATCGACGCCGCCTGGGCACGGGAAAGGCTGGCTCCGGTGAGGGCACAGGCCGAGCGTCTCGGCGCCGATCTTTATGTGACGACGTCGCGCCGGACGGGAAAGGGAACCGACGATGCCCTGGAGGCCCTTTTCGCGGGCAGTCCCTCCTTGCGGATGCTTCTTTTGGCCTCGCGGGAGGCGGCCAACCCCGTTCCGGCCATGCTGGGCCTGGCCACTCACGTGATCTGCACCGACGATTCCGTCTCCATGGTTTCCGAGGCGGCCACGGCCGGCTTTCGTGTCGGCCTTCTTCGGGCCCGCCGTCGAGGCGGGGTCGTTGCGACCTTTCAGGAAGGGGTGGGACGCCTCGTCGCCTCCGGTCTCCTTCCCTCATCCGCTCTCTCGGGAGCACCCCGTTTCGATCGTCTTTTCCGTTCCCTAGCCGAACGCGGTTCCCTCGTCGATCTGACGGTCGAGGACGACCTCGAGGCTTTTCTCGCGTCGTCGTCACAGAGGGGCGAGCCTCTCGACGAGGCCCGCCGGGCCGCCGCCTGGATCGTCGAGCGCTGGAGGGGCTGA
- a CDS encoding FAD-dependent oxidoreductase, which yields MKVIVIGNNHAGTAAVTHLRKFYPEAEVVSYDRSDNISFLACGIALWVGGTIRDPKGLFYATPEGLKEMGVKVNMGCEVTSVDFDAKTVRGTILATGEAFADRYDKLILATGSRPIMPPIEGVDLDGVMFSKLYQDAQTIVDRLRIPEVRKVVVVGAGYIGVELVEAFRRLGREVTLIEATDRVLSSYFDPEFTEELETRLRERGVQVRTAEKVLKLLGDSRGRVRRVVTDRGEYEADLVILCVGFRPDSDLYRGKLETLPNGALLTDAYMRTSDADVLACGDCVAVRSNVCDGPAYIALATNAVRTGILCAANVAEPKVPFPGVQGSNAIKVYDYNLASTGFSETVARARGLDVKSSFLEDASRPEFMPSSDRVKVKVVYDAATRRLLGAQISSKGDYTLAIHTFSLAIQKHMTVDEFALVDFFFLPHFNKPLSWLTAVALEAK from the coding sequence ATGAAAGTCATCGTCATCGGCAACAACCATGCAGGTACGGCAGCGGTCACCCATCTTCGGAAGTTCTACCCGGAGGCGGAGGTGGTCTCCTACGACCGAAGCGACAACATTTCCTTCCTGGCCTGCGGCATCGCCCTCTGGGTGGGCGGCACGATCCGGGATCCGAAGGGGCTTTTCTACGCCACGCCGGAGGGGCTGAAGGAGATGGGCGTGAAGGTCAACATGGGCTGCGAGGTCACGTCCGTCGACTTCGACGCCAAGACCGTCCGGGGTACGATTCTGGCCACAGGGGAGGCGTTCGCGGACCGCTACGACAAGCTGATCCTGGCCACCGGCTCCAGGCCCATCATGCCCCCCATAGAGGGAGTCGATCTGGACGGGGTCATGTTCTCCAAGCTCTATCAGGACGCCCAGACCATCGTCGACCGGCTGAGAATTCCGGAGGTCCGCAAGGTGGTCGTGGTCGGGGCGGGGTACATCGGCGTGGAGCTTGTGGAGGCCTTCCGGCGTCTCGGTCGTGAGGTGACGCTCATCGAGGCGACGGACCGGGTCCTGAGCAGCTACTTCGATCCGGAGTTCACCGAGGAACTCGAGACGCGGCTGAGGGAAAGGGGCGTTCAGGTCCGAACCGCCGAGAAGGTGCTCAAGCTTCTCGGCGACAGCCGGGGCCGGGTTCGTCGGGTCGTCACCGACAGGGGGGAATACGAGGCGGATCTGGTGATCCTCTGCGTGGGCTTCCGTCCCGATTCGGACCTCTACCGAGGAAAGCTGGAGACCCTGCCCAACGGCGCTCTTCTGACGGACGCCTACATGCGGACATCCGATGCGGACGTGCTGGCCTGCGGTGACTGTGTCGCGGTCCGCTCCAACGTCTGCGACGGACCGGCCTACATCGCCCTGGCTACCAACGCGGTGCGCACGGGAATCCTCTGCGCCGCGAACGTGGCGGAGCCCAAGGTCCCCTTCCCGGGGGTGCAGGGATCGAACGCCATAAAGGTCTACGATTACAATCTGGCCTCCACGGGCTTCTCCGAGACGGTCGCCAGGGCTCGGGGGCTGGACGTGAAGAGCAGTTTCCTGGAGGATGCGAGCCGCCCCGAATTCATGCCCTCCAGCGACAGGGTGAAGGTCAAGGTGGTCTACGACGCGGCGACCCGACGTCTCCTGGGTGCCCAGATCTCCTCCAAGGGAGACTACACCTTGGCGATACACACCTTCTCTCTTGCCATCCAGAAGCATATGACCGTGGACGAGTTCGCTCTGGTGGACTTCTTCTTCCTGCCCCATTTCAACAAACCCCTCTCCTGGCTCACCGCGGTGGCCCTGGAGGCGAAGTAG